A genome region from Hoplias malabaricus isolate fHopMal1 chromosome 8, fHopMal1.hap1, whole genome shotgun sequence includes the following:
- the bag2 gene encoding BAG family molecular chaperone regulator 2: protein MAQAKISAKMNESKAGRFSRTMSMADRSTRLLESLDDMEMRVEAFREAATAMEQERESLLEMIQSIQNSQEMRSICDGEREELSLTANRLMNRTLTVHVNVDTIRNAQQEDALRKAKAIIDEIAAKVLDNMEGAKKKLQALHAACVTDAPPVPIDQKFQSVVISCALEDQKKIKRRLETLIRNMDNAERTIKIMDNQVDEAVLANGE, encoded by the exons ATGGCCCAGGCGAAAATCAGCGCGAAGATGAACGAGAGTAAAGCGGGCCGGTTCAGCAGAACCATGTCCATGGCGGACCGCTCCACCCGCCTCCTGGAGAGCCTGGACGATATGGAAATGAG GGTGGAGGCCTTCAGGGAGGCAGCCACAGCAATGgagcaagaaagagaaagcTTGTTAGAAATGATCCAGTCCATTCAGAACAGCCAGGAAATGCGATCCATATGTGACG gagaaagagaagagctCTCTCTAACTGCCAACAGACTAATGAACAGGACTCTGACGGTGCACGTCAACGTGGACACGATCCGGAACGCCCAGCAGGAAGATGCTCTGAGGAAAGCCAAGGCCATTATTGACGAGATCGCTGCTAAAGTGCTGGACAATATGGAGGGGGCGAAAAAGAAGCTGCAGGCCCTGCATGCTGCCTGTGTCACTGATGCGCCCCCCGTGCCCATTGACCAGAAATTTCAGAGTGTGGTGATCAGCTGTGCGCTTGAAGACCAGAAGAAAATCAAGCGGCGGCTTGAGACTCTCATAAGGAACATGGACAATGCAGAGAGAACCATTAAAATCATGGATAACCAGGTTGATGAGGCAGTTCTTGCCAATGGCGAGTAA